Within the Thermosynechococcaceae cyanobacterium Okahandja genome, the region GGCCATTGAGTTTGAAGACCGGATTGTGGACAACATGTGTATGCAACTGATGCAAAAACCAGAACTCTACGATGTGATGGTCATGCCCAACCTCTACGGCGACATCCTCTCGGATCTGTGCGCGGGGATGATTGGCGGCCTTGGCGTTGCCCCGGGTGCCAACATTGGCGATGAGTACGCTGTGTTTGAAGCCATTCATGGCTCTGCCCCCAAGTATGCCGGGCAAAACAAAGCCAACCCCACCGCCCTCATTTTGTCCGGTGTCCTAATGCTGCAACATCTTGGGGAAATGGAGGCGGCGCGGCGTTTGCAGGCCGCCGTTGAAAAGGTAATTGGTGAGCAGCGATTTGTCACCTACGACTTAGCGCCCCCCGGCCAAACCCCCGTCGGTACTCAAGAAATGGCCGCCGCCATTGCCGAGTACGCAGCCCCCTAGCCCACCAGCAGGTTCTCTTCCGGATACTGAATATTGGAGGGTCGGGGATCCCCCATGATGGCCGCCATCAGCAGCAGAATCCCCACCCGTCCAGCAAACATGGTTGCCACCAAAACAAACTTAGAAAATACGGTCAAACCACTGGTAATGCCGGTGGAAAGGCCAACAGTGGCAAAGGCAGAGACGGTCTCAAAAAGGATGTTAATAAAGTTAATCTCTGGGTCGGCGATCGCAATCAACGTAGTGGAAATTAAGACCGTAAACATTGAACCAAAGGCAACCGCAACCGCCTTCATAATTAGGGTGGGGGGCACTTGGCGACGGTAGAGCAGCACCACATCTTTGCCCTGTAGCGCCGACTTTGTAATCCCCGCCAGAATACGGAACGTGGTGGTTTTAATGCCACCAGCGGTACCGCCGGGACTGCCGCCAATAAACATCAGGGCAATCATGATAAAGAGGCCACTATTGCGAAAACTGGCAATGTCAACGGTGTTAAAGCCAGCCGTACGGGCAGTCACCGACTGAAACCATGCCAGCAGTAGTTTCTGATCAAACGAAAATTGGCCAAAGGTGTCCGGTAAACGGAACTCCGTCACCAAAAGCATCACCGTGCCCAAAATTAAGAGTACGCCAGTGGTACTCGTCACAATCTTAAAGTTCAGACTAAAGGTCATTTGGCTGGCCTTGCGCACCAAGTAGCGGGGACGACCCCAATGCCGCAGGCAGTCGGTGAGCCACAGGTAAAATTCAAAAATCACCTCATAGCCAATACCGCCAAAAATAATCAGGGCAGAAATGACAAAATTTAGGGGCACTGACGTTTGGTACCCCATGAGGCTATCGCTAAAGAGACTAAACCCGGCATTATTCCAAGCGCTAATACTGTGAAAGACCGCGAGCCACAATCCCCGTAGATTGCCGTAGTCTTGGCGGAACACCAGCCACA harbors:
- a CDS encoding TrkH family potassium uptake protein encodes the protein MILTVPRTICLGFLALIAVGTLLLWLPWSTSNGQWNPFVIALFTATSAVCVTGHIIVDTATHFSPFGQLIILLLIQVGGLGYMTATTFLIILLGRQFNLRQKIAVQQALDRRGIQGARQLVRSIMGLAFLFELTGTLLLWLVFRQDYGNLRGLWLAVFHSISAWNNAGFSLFSDSLMGYQTSVPLNFVISALIIFGGIGYEVIFEFYLWLTDCLRHWGRPRYLVRKASQMTFSLNFKIVTSTTGVLLILGTVMLLVTEFRLPDTFGQFSFDQKLLLAWFQSVTARTAGFNTVDIASFRNSGLFIMIALMFIGGSPGGTAGGIKTTTFRILAGITKSALQGKDVVLLYRRQVPPTLIMKAVAVAFGSMFTVLISTTLIAIADPEINFINILFETVSAFATVGLSTGITSGLTVFSKFVLVATMFAGRVGILLLMAAIMGDPRPSNIQYPEENLLVG